TGGGCGCTAACGGCATTGTGGCCGGCGGCCTGCCGATCTCGGTCGGCGTGGGGCTGAGCATCAAATCGCGCAACACGGAACAGGTTGTGATGGTGGTCTTTGGCGATGGCGCCTCGAATGAGGGCGCCTTCCATGAATCGCTCAATATGGCCAGCATTTGGAACCTGCCAGTCATTTTCCTGTGTGAGAACAACCAATACGCCATGTCCATGCCCGTCGAAAAGAGCATGCGCGTCGAGCGCATCAGTGAGCGGGCGGCGGCATACGGCATGTACGGGGTAACTGTGGATGGCAACGATCCGCAGGCCGTCTTTGCCGCGGTGCTGCGGGCACGCCAACAGGCGGTGGCAGGCCATGGCCCTACGTTGATCGAATGCAACACCTATCGCTATATGGGCCACTCGAAGAGTGATCGCCAGGCCTATCGCACCCGCGAAGAAGTCAAGGCCTGGATGGATAAAGATCCGATCGAGCGCCTGGCCGGCAATTTGGGGCTGAAGGAAAGCGCCAAAGAGGCCTTGTTCAAGAAAGCCGAAGCCGAAATTGCCGAGGCAGTGAGTTTTGCTGAGGCCAGCCCCGAGCCGGACCCGGCTGACATTATGGAGGGCGTGTATGCCTAGCGCCAACGGTACCCGCGAGATCACTTATGTTGAAGCCGTCCGCGAGGCGCTGACCCAGGCGATGCAGGCGGATGAGCGCGTCTTCCTTATCGGCGAAGATATTGGCGTATACGGTGGTGCCTTTGGCGTCTCCGCCGGGATGCACGCCCAGTTTGGTGATCAGCGCGTGATCGATACCCCGATCTCCGAGGCGGCCATCGTGGGCGCCTGCGTGGGTTCGGCGCTCACCGGTATGCGCCCGGTGGGCGAGATCCAGTTTATGGATTTCATTACCCTGGGCATGGAGCAGTTGGTGCTGCAGGCCGCCAAGGT
The DNA window shown above is from Anaerolineales bacterium and carries:
- a CDS encoding thiamine pyrophosphate-dependent dehydrogenase E1 component subunit alpha; the protein is MAKTKNSKTSPVAAASTLSDAQLHEMLYTMMVIRRFEEKALELYSLGKVHGTMHLSIGQEATAVGASAALTQQDYLLNTHRGHGHCLAWGSQADLMMAEFMGKETGYCRGRGGSMHIANVDANNLGANGIVAGGLPISVGVGLSIKSRNTEQVVMVVFGDGASNEGAFHESLNMASIWNLPVIFLCENNQYAMSMPVEKSMRVERISERAAAYGMYGVTVDGNDPQAVFAAVLRARQQAVAGHGPTLIECNTYRYMGHSKSDRQAYRTREEVKAWMDKDPIERLAGNLGLKESAKEALFKKAEAEIAEAVSFAEASPEPDPADIMEGVYA